The genomic interval CACACGGAATACCGAGTTGCTCTTCGAGATATACACGCAGACCGATGATAAAGTGCTTATACGTAATACGTTCTACCACGCTTTATCGACCACCCTTTGTAATCTCGGCACAATCTCCATCTCCGCCTCGTTGACGGGAATTGTAACGTAATATCGTTTATTCTTATGCTCGAAGTTTTGTCGCCAATAGTACGGTACCGTATCGAGATTAGCGAGTATCTGCCAATGTAACGCCCCTGCGTGATGTGCGCTATCGCTTATCGTGTTTTTAAGCAATCCGGTATCTACCGGCGCTCTATTCGCCATCTTCTGCGTAGTATCCTTCGTCAGTTCTCCTAATTCAGTATCTACGTCTGCGATAACTTTCGTTACTTTCGCCGCACTTATGTCGTTCTGCAATCGTCTTATATCGCCGCCGAGTTTAATACGTATCTTCATGTCGTCTTCTTCCCAACGAATTCATGTCGGTTATAAATACCGATACCTTTCGGGTCTTCCGATACAACTGAATACTTATCGCCACGATGACATACGTAAACGATTTTTCTAGCGTCTATTCCTTCGAGTTCTTCAACCGCAATACTAAACCATAAATCGCCTTCTATCGCTTCTGCTTGGTCGCGTAAACGTCTTTCAGCAGCAACACGGGAAGTACGATCGTTAACGACTGACATTACTGTCTTGCGCAATGTAACGTATTCAATAACGCCTGTAGCCATGTTCTTCTTACCTTCGGAACGATATTCGATTTCTATCGGTCTTCTGCGTAAGTGTACGATTTCTTTGCGGGTTTCTTTCATAAAGAGTAAATCTTCGTTAGTAAGCATTAACTACGCACCTCCACGACTTCTAACCACGATGTACATTGTGGATGCGGATAATAGATTATCGAGTCAGTCGATTTATACACGCCTTTACCTTTGCCGTATTTATCAGCGTTTGCTAACGGATAGCATTTGTGATATTTACGTCTAGGGTGTCGCGGGAATGACTCGTGTATTCGTACCCAATCGTAACCGTTAGCGTCCGCGGTCGTACCGAACTGAAATCGATATGCGTTATAGACTTCTGATTCAACGATTCGCCTAACCGTCCAATCCGTATCTTTAAACGTATCTCTTACGTTACCGACAATCGTATTGATATCATCGCCACCTAATACGCCTTGACGAATATACTTACGAATGTCCGTCATTGTATTCGATGTAGATATCTTTACACGCTGCTCTAACGTCTTATCTCCGATAACAACTGCTTTACCGAGTTCCTTCTCGACATTGACAATCGCTTTCTTACGAGCGTTATCTAACTCATCAACCAACGATTCAGCAGTTATGTTTACTGCGTCCTTCATTGCGTTAATTACACCGTTATACAATATGTCGTTATACTTACGTTCTATACGGTCTATCTCCGCCATAATCTTGCTTAACTGCGATGTGTTTACGGTAGTACGTTTTATCTGTCGGGGGTTACCGTTATCACTAACCGTAGTTATCGTTTCAGTCTTAGCAAAGGCGTTAAGAGTATCGATTAGGATAACGCTCAACGCTGCTAATTCTGCGATAATATCTTCCTGCGCCTGTTGATTCGTCTCTTCTACGCTATTGGCGAGTTCTTGCATCTAAGTGAGGCGCTCGCTTTCTAATCGTAAAGAAACTGTGACTGCCCGAAAACTCATCGTCATATAACGCTTTAGCTTCCGACCAATCACGTCTTAAATCGTTTGCATACTTTCTGTATTGATCGTATATCTCCGACTTATCAACCGACTCTTCCCCGTCTTGATACTTGAACGCTAGGCGTGCGTTCTTCTCGTCTTCTTTCGCAAGCAGATATTCCGTATACATCGTAATTAAATTCTCTTGTGGCGTAGTATAATCTAAATCGATAGAAAAGCCGTTAGCTAAGACGGCTCTTTCGACTATCGACTGCTCAACTTCTAATTTCGTAGCAAGCGCTTGTACGTCCATGCTAACGACCTCCTACGCTTATTTATCTTCGTCTTTTTTAGGCGATGCTTTGCGTGCAGGTGCTTTCTTTTCTTCTAGCACTTCTACGTAACCAATCGCCTCTAAACGTTTAGCGTCTTCGGCAGATACTTCGAGTGTATTACCCGAAGTAACTCCGTTGACAACTGCGTCTAATACTTTAACTTTCGCCATATCCGATTACCTCCCGTATTATGCTCCGATAACGTCTGCGTGTAATACTAGCGTTGGATTTTCTAAGATAGCGAATCCACTTTGCGCTACTTCGATGATAGAACGCTTAGGTGTACGCTCGTCATACGCTTCTAACGTTGCCACCGGTGCAAAGTTTTCTGCATCCGGATTCGGGCCTGTTAAGAATACCCCTGCGCCTTTAGATGCGAATACGATACGGTTTTCCGGGAATACTTCGATTACTTCGTTTTCTCCCGTATAGATATCTTTAACTTCGATTGACGTTTCTTCTACTAATACAACGCTTGGTAATCCGTAGCGAGATAACACTTCGTTTACTTCCGCTAAAGATACGCGAGTAGCGTTTGGTACTGCCGGACGTGCTTCTGCAATAATCGTTTTGTTGTCCGTTAATAAGTTAAGGACTTTACGAGTTAAAAGCATTGATTCCGGTTTCTTACCGTTTGATTTACGGTATACTTCAACCCAACCTAAAAGGTCTCCGATTACGTCACGTTCAGCATCTTGCCAATCCGATCCGCTTAGTAAAGCGATTTTGTGTTCCGCAGGAATACCGTAATCAAGAGCGATTTTAACTCCGTTCTTGTTGTATTCGTTTTTACCTAATGCCAACGCTTTAAGTTTTTCAACACGGATTCGTAACTTTAATGCGTCTACTAAGTCAGCAGAACGGTTTAATAACTTGTCTACAACTGCGTTCTTTTCTCCGTTAGAACGTGCTTGATGAATTGCGTATAATTCTTCGATTGTGATAACGTCTTTTAAACCGAAGTGCGCTAATTCGCCCATTTTACTTGCAGTAGCGTGACGGTCAACAACCGGCTTTTCTGCGCCTAGACCAATCATACCTGCGATGTGTTGTGAACGTTGGATAATGTCGTATGCGTAGTGAGTGTTATATGTTACTTCGTTTCCAATGAACGATTCAACGAATTGTAACTCCTCGAAGTTTGCCTTCATTGATTCATCGATAAACCCGCGTAATGCTGGTTTTTGGAATTCTTTTAAATGCGTAATACCTGCCATAATTTAACAGTCCCCTTTTAATATATTTTCGTTTATTTTTCGTTTACAGACTTCTGTCGATTATCCTTCGATATGGTCGACGAAATGAATGTTTTGATTTAACGGTGCAAAAGTTTCTACTTTCGATTGGTCTGCCGTTGGTAATTTCTTTAAATATACAGAGCCTTCGATAATTACTGCGCCTGTAATAGCGTCTGTCTTACCGTCATGATCGTGGTCTTCGTTTAAGATGTAGAAGTTCTTAAATCCTTCCGCATCAGAAAACGGCTCATATTTACCTGTAGAATCGTTACGTGCGATTAGCGTTCCAACCTCGATTAATCCTTCCGGGAATTTTGATCCGTCTAAAGTAGCACCACCGTGTACATATTGAACGTGTTCTGACGCTAAAATGTTTTTACCGCCACGGAACTGTGTTTCGCTTTGCTTTAAAGTGTAAGCCATAATTTATTTCTCCTTTTTCGTTTATATTTCGTTTATAGAACGTTAATTAACGCCCTAAACGGTTAAATAATTCTCGCCCTACTTCGTCGTCGCCTTTTTGCTCTGTTTCTTTCTTACCGCCGAAGCCGGCGTTAGGGTCTTTATATGCCGCTTGCTTTGCTGCTACGAAATCGTTATATACGTCTTCAATCGCCGTATCTAATTCTTCGTCAGTCTCCGCAAGTTTATCGACATACTTCGAATACTTGATAACTTCTTCGCTAGTTAAACCTTTCGCAAGTAACTTCGAATTAATCGACTGCTCACGTTCAGCTTTCGCTTTTTCTGCACGCAATGATTCGATTTCTTCGTTTGCCTTGTCGAGCAATTCTTTATACTGCCCTTGCTCTTCTAGGCGCGCCTTTTCTGCTGCTTCGTCGGCATCCTTCTTAGCGCGTGCTAATCGTTCTTTTACGATACGATCGATATCCTCTTGCGTAAATTTCTTTTCTACTTCTTGCTTATCCGGCTCATTCACGTTATCTACATCGTTACCTAAATCGTTATCAACGTTGCCAGATTCGCTAGGATTGCCGTCCTCCTCCGAAAAGAATTGTAAGTTTAATCGTAGTTTATCTTCCATTCAGTTACCTCCGTTTTAACTCCGTCGAGTATAGTATCCGTTTCTTTTATCGACTTAACGTTCGGTCAAATTTCGTTTATAATTCGGCTTCTATAGGCTTTAATACATCAACTTCGTTATAGTCTGTCTTAGGCGCTTCGTACGCAGCAGACTCGCCATACGGGTCAGACATCTGCATAGCACGCAATCTTTCGTCTTCAATCTCGGTCATCTTATCTTCCGGAGACTTAACGCCTAGACGCTGCATACCATGTTTATGCGATTCAAGTCCGCCTTCAATCTCTTTAATGATTAAATCGACCATATCCGATCTATCGTCCGGTAACGGTAATACGAAGTTCATTTCGGTTTCAAGTTCGTCTGTAACCTTATTAATCGTTTCTATGTCGTACCTAAACTTCTTCGTCGTAGTACGTTTCTGCAAGTATAAAAGCGATTTAAGGAATAGTTCGCCAAAGTCACGATTCCACATTAACCATTGCTCTTGCGTTTCTTGAATGATTTCTTGGTATAGCACCTGTAACGCCCTATCGTTCATACCACCGAAGTTTAACTCGGTAGGTGTTATCTGCGGAATACCGTTTAACTCGTGTAATGCAGATTTAATTCGGTTATATTGGTCTTTAAACGTTTCTTTCCATTGGAACGTTGTCTCAATCGTTTCAACGTCTGCTGCGTGATTGGCGCTGCTATTTATCTTCAGTAAAGCACCGGGCGCAATCTGTAAATCCGTGTCAGCAGTTAAGTCTGCGTTCTTGATAACGGTCATTCCGAACATTTCGAATTTAAGCGAGTCGCTTGCGTCTTCCATCATTCCGTTAAGCAATCTCGTTAATACCTTCATATCTTCTACGTCTTCGAAATGCGAAGATTCCGTAGCAAGCGAATGTATGTCGAATGTTACAACGGGAACGAAATCGAATCCTAAGTAAGTCTTATCCGTTATCGTTCGTTTAACAGTCAAGTCTTCTCGGAACACCACCTCGTCAAACCAACACTCGTAGTTCCTATCGGGGTCTAATCGGAAGGACTGTCGTACGTACTGCGTCTTATCCGGATCGTCATCGTCTTCTTGCGGAATGATAATGTCACATCCGATAAGTTCGTTAAATCCGTCTTTCGAATAAACCGGGAATACTTCGGTAGCCTTATGCCATATCCAGTGCATACGACCCGTTCTATCGTTATAAACTAACTTACACGCAATACTACCGGCAATCAGTCGCTCACGCGCAAGCTGCATTTTAGTCGAATCCATATCGTTATCTTTCCATAAGCGATATAGAATCTTCTCTACGTCTTTTGCGAAATCAACGTCAGCCTTTTCGTCGCTAACCGGCACAACGTTAATACCATGATTACCGGCCATCTGCCACCTTGATTTACGCTTTATAAACGCCTTGAAGTAATTCGTCCAATACTTCGACGGCTCGTAGTCTTTGCCGTCCCACGAATCGTCATCAGTCGCATATATGTATTTACCGAACTCGTCGATATCCTGTTTGCCGTTATAGTAATCGTAATTCGCTTGAATGTTATTAATGCGTTCTATTTCACGCTTTCCTAACGCAGTTTCGATAGGGCGCTCTAATAGCTTATCTACCGTATCGGGCGTTAGTATATTATAATCGGGTACAACCACGTAGCATTACCTCCTTCTTCCGTATCTGCGAGTAAAGTTCGCTAATCTATCTTGGCGTTCTTCCTTCGCAGTACCCTTAGCTTTAGCGTAGTAGTTACCGAGTGTTTCGATACTACCGTTGCTTGCTTTCGTGGCAATGCTATACGCCATTTCAGTCGCATCGACCATATCGTCGAAGTCAACCATCGGATATTTCTCGTACTGTTCGAGTAAGTCCGTCTGTGAACGCATAAAGCGTATCCTACCGTTTTCTGTATCGGGGGACATTGCTTCAATACGTAGTTCCTTACGAGTACGCTGCTTAACCGCAATCAGTCGGCTATGTGCCGGATAACCTAAGTCGGTCAATCTGTCGCTTAATGTATCCGCGAAGAATTCCTGCGCCATTTGCGCCTCTACCGCCATATTCGTATACTGAAAACGTCTTACCTTATCGACTATAACTTCGAGGAATTCTTTCGGATGTACACGCTTATTGAAAACGTCAACAACGTAGCACACATCAGTTGCTTTATTCTTAGCGATTGTTACTATCGCAGAATAATCGCCCTTCTCCTTCCCCATCGCAAAGTCAATACCGCAATAGAAATCGTAGTTATCGTGATTAAACGTCATATTCTCGTCAAAGAACGTGAATCTATCGATTTTAAATATCTGACGCTCTTCGTCGGTAGGCTCGTTTTGGTACTCCTGCGTAAACGACTTAACGCCCATATTCGTTAATCGGATCATAAAGTCGTAGTACGTCCAATACTCGCCCCAAAGCAGTTTAGTGCCTTTCAGCATCGCTTCTTCGTTTGCGTCATAGAACGCTCTAGCATCTTCCTGTGCGGTTTCACTATCGGCAAGATATATGCGTCGCCATTCGTCCCAAAGTTCGGTATTGTCAGCGAATCTTTCTACGGCTTTATATCGTCTGCTCTTAAATCGTCTGTCCTTACGGATAACGATGTCGAGCAATGAATCGTAGCAAAGGATAGTTCCGACATATAACGCAATACCTTTAACCTTGTCCATCGCAGGCAATGCCTCTTCGTTAAACCAATTTCGCATTTTAGCACGCTGCTCTTTCGTATTAACGTCTTCTTCGCCTTCTAGGTCGTCGAATATCATTAACTGCGGACGAGTGTTACCGAAACGCATACCACGCATCTGTCCGCCTGCACCACGCGCCATTACTTTAACGCCGTTAGAAGTAACGTACTCCTCTTTATTATCGATATCATTCGATGCAGGTCTTTCGTGCAATAGTCGTCCATAATCATCGATTAACTTCTGATTAAACTTTAGCTGACGGTTGCCCCATTGAATGAACGCACCTGCAACCGTTACTGTTTCGGATAATACGACGATAAACGTTCTATGCTTATATACGGCTTGGTGTATCGGGAATATGTTCGATCCGTACGCAGTCTTCGCATGTGAACGAGGACACGCCCACGCGATATTACTATCGGCTTTATTTATCGCAATATCAGATAGCATAGCGCTAAACTCGTGATGGAATGCCGACATAGTTTCGTAATTAACTCCGCTAGGAATTAAGTTCTCGTCATTCTCCGGATTAGCATCGTCTGAAAAGTATTCAACCGCAAACCTAGCAACATCGAATTCCGACGAGTTAATTCGCTCTAACTGTTCTACTTGCTCGTCAACGGTAACAAACCGCTCCATATCGACCTGCGTTGCCTGTCCGCTTTTAATCAACTCGTATAGCAGTTCTAACTCGGTTTCTAGTAGCGCCTGTATTTCTAAGCGCTCGTCTCTCGGCAATAAGTAACCGTCTTCGCCTAGCGCCATATTAGTCGGATTCATTCGCAATATCCTTGTGTTCTATTACCGGCTTAGCGTCGTATACAGTCTTTCTGCGCGCCTCTAGTTTTGCTATACGGTCTTCAAGCGAAGACGCTCCGAGTTGTAAATTAATCGTACTGCTTGCGCTTTTAGTTTCGGGCAACCAATCGCCTACCTTCGCCATTAAGTCGAGTTGTTTCGTCGATAAGTTTTGTCCGCGTTCTAAGTTCGTAATCAATGTCGCAATAAAGTCGGGCATTGCTGCCTGTAATCGCAAACGAGACAGATGCTCTAAGTACGCTAAGAACGCAGGGTCTTTCTGCCAATTGCGTATCGTTCTATCGGTTACACCAACGGCCTCGCCGAGTTCCTGCTGCGATAGTTTCTTAACGTCTTTAGCGCTCCTACGATGGATTGCGTTTTCAACCATCAACTCCGCAACCTCTTTCTGCTTTTCCGATAAAGTATCGAAGTTAGACATCGTTATCACGCGGCGCTACGTTAATTATGATTTTGCTTATATCGTCGTCTCCGTCGTATGCTTTCGTACTGATACCGACTATCATACGCTTCTGATCGTTCAGTAATTCGTTAATATATTCAAGAATCGCTTCTTGGTCGATTATTTCGTTCATTTTCGCCACCCCTTTTATACCGTCTGTATGACGTTTAATCCGGCATACTATCTGTCGTGCCGTTCGACATTCGTTTATATTTCGTTTTCTTTAACGCAATAATACGTTATGATATACGCAAAGGAGCGATTATTAATCGGTTAGACTATTCAGCGCCTCTTTATATTTAATACGTATATATACGGTATATAACGTTCTTATACGCAATAACGTATGTATACGTTCTATAACGTTTTATTACGCAATAGAGTATTTATTGCTTAATCGTTATTCTCAAGATTAGCTTTGCTAATCTTAAATCAATTACAAAGTAATTGATTTATATATGCGTTTAATAACGTTTATTAACGATTTAACTTATAGCGTTTTTAAAGCGTTATTAATAACGTATATATATGTATAGAGCGATAAGCCCTCATTATAAGGGCAGTCGAATGGACATGAAACGGACATTTGTAACACAATTGTAATATTAATAACATTTATTTACATAATATTTAACAGTTATTGGAATCTATATTACATTTACGTTACATTTATATTACGGTAATATTACGCATACCAACGCGGCCATCCATAATTTCCGTATAATATCGTATATTATTGCGTATATTTTGCGTATTAATATCCGGACATATACGCCTGCATTCGTTGATGTTATGCGATTCTACTGCGTTAATTTACTATGCAGCAATACCGTATATACTGCGATCATAGGGTGTATAAAATCGGAATTATTCGGAACTTTTTGCGCTCTTTAAACGGATAAATAACGCATAAATGCCGTCTATTTTGCGTGTATTTAGGGCGTAATTGGTCGGTAATTATCCGGGAATAGTGTCTGTCATTTTACGGAATACTGACGCAGAATGGCGTTATTTTAGCGCTTTTTCAGCAGATAATACGGATAATTAGCGTATAATGATCGCGCGCCATTCATAAATATCGATATAAATCGGTTAAATACGGCTAATATCCGTACATATATGTCGGTTAAATCGGTTGTTTAACGAATGTTTTGCGGTTGTTTTGCGTATGAATGGCGTTGATATACGCTAGAATAGCTGCATATTGCGATTGTTTTGCGTATGAATGGCGATATATTGCGTAGAAATGGCGTAGAAATGGTGTTATATTGCGTAGGAATGGCGTTATAATGCGTAGAAATAGCGATACCGGTTTAAAATTTTGTAGCGTTTGGAGATACGTCAGGCGCGCTGCATCCGTTGAAACTACCCCCGCCCGTCCCTGCGCCTTCGTTCGTTTTCATTCGTCCGTTTATACATTCGTATGCATTCGTTTTCGCGTGTTTTTGCGATGTTTCACGATGAATAACGTTGCATTTCGCATGTAACTGCTTTAATCGTTGTTATATCAATG from Macrococcus armenti carries:
- a CDS encoding major capsid protein, encoding MAGITHLKEFQKPALRGFIDESMKANFEELQFVESFIGNEVTYNTHYAYDIIQRSQHIAGMIGLGAEKPVVDRHATASKMGELAHFGLKDVITIEELYAIHQARSNGEKNAVVDKLLNRSADLVDALKLRIRVEKLKALALGKNEYNKNGVKIALDYGIPAEHKIALLSGSDWQDAERDVIGDLLGWVEVYRKSNGKKPESMLLTRKVLNLLTDNKTIIAEARPAVPNATRVSLAEVNEVLSRYGLPSVVLVEETSIEVKDIYTGENEVIEVFPENRIVFASKGAGVFLTGPNPDAENFAPVATLEAYDERTPKRSIIEVAQSGFAILENPTLVLHADVIGA
- a CDS encoding capsid assembly scaffolding protein Gp46 family protein; amino-acid sequence: MEDKLRLNLQFFSEEDGNPSESGNVDNDLGNDVDNVNEPDKQEVEKKFTQEDIDRIVKERLARAKKDADEAAEKARLEEQGQYKELLDKANEEIESLRAEKAKAEREQSINSKLLAKGLTSEEVIKYSKYVDKLAETDEELDTAIEDVYNDFVAAKQAAYKDPNAGFGGKKETEQKGDDEVGRELFNRLGR
- the terL gene encoding phage terminase large subunit translates to MNPTNMALGEDGYLLPRDERLEIQALLETELELLYELIKSGQATQVDMERFVTVDEQVEQLERINSSEFDVARFAVEYFSDDANPENDENLIPSGVNYETMSAFHHEFSAMLSDIAINKADSNIAWACPRSHAKTAYGSNIFPIHQAVYKHRTFIVVLSETVTVAGAFIQWGNRQLKFNQKLIDDYGRLLHERPASNDIDNKEEYVTSNGVKVMARGAGGQMRGMRFGNTRPQLMIFDDLEGEEDVNTKEQRAKMRNWFNEEALPAMDKVKGIALYVGTILCYDSLLDIVIRKDRRFKSRRYKAVERFADNTELWDEWRRIYLADSETAQEDARAFYDANEEAMLKGTKLLWGEYWTYYDFMIRLTNMGVKSFTQEYQNEPTDEERQIFKIDRFTFFDENMTFNHDNYDFYCGIDFAMGKEKGDYSAIVTIAKNKATDVCYVVDVFNKRVHPKEFLEVIVDKVRRFQYTNMAVEAQMAQEFFADTLSDRLTDLGYPAHSRLIAVKQRTRKELRIEAMSPDTENGRIRFMRSQTDLLEQYEKYPMVDFDDMVDATEMAYSIATKASNGSIETLGNYYAKAKGTAKEERQDRLANFTRRYGRRR
- a CDS encoding phBC6A51 family helix-turn-helix protein, with protein sequence MSNFDTLSEKQKEVAELMVENAIHRRSAKDVKKLSQQELGEAVGVTDRTIRNWQKDPAFLAYLEHLSRLRLQAAMPDFIATLITNLERGQNLSTKQLDLMAKVGDWLPETKSASSTINLQLGASSLEDRIAKLEARRKTVYDAKPVIEHKDIANESD
- a CDS encoding phage portal protein, whose protein sequence is MVVPDYNILTPDTVDKLLERPIETALGKREIERINNIQANYDYYNGKQDIDEFGKYIYATDDDSWDGKDYEPSKYWTNYFKAFIKRKSRWQMAGNHGINVVPVSDEKADVDFAKDVEKILYRLWKDNDMDSTKMQLARERLIAGSIACKLVYNDRTGRMHWIWHKATEVFPVYSKDGFNELIGCDIIIPQEDDDDPDKTQYVRQSFRLDPDRNYECWFDEVVFREDLTVKRTITDKTYLGFDFVPVVTFDIHSLATESSHFEDVEDMKVLTRLLNGMMEDASDSLKFEMFGMTVIKNADLTADTDLQIAPGALLKINSSANHAADVETIETTFQWKETFKDQYNRIKSALHELNGIPQITPTELNFGGMNDRALQVLYQEIIQETQEQWLMWNRDFGELFLKSLLYLQKRTTTKKFRYDIETINKVTDELETEMNFVLPLPDDRSDMVDLIIKEIEGGLESHKHGMQRLGVKSPEDKMTEIEDERLRAMQMSDPYGESAAYEAPKTDYNEVDVLKPIEAEL